From one Luteolibacter sp. SL250 genomic stretch:
- a CDS encoding Lrp/AsnC family transcriptional regulator, translating to MSSDPLLQVLRHKARFSDQELADLLSLTPEAVASQIAGWEKDGTILGYHAVVDTEQSGDTSVSAFIEVKVTPERGGGFDRLALRISRFDQVVSCYLASGGYDLMVVVDGADLREVALFVSEKLSTLDGVISTATHFRLKTYKENGFLFEKNTSAERLAVSP from the coding sequence ATGTCTTCCGATCCGCTCCTCCAGGTTCTCCGCCACAAGGCCCGCTTCTCCGACCAGGAACTGGCGGACCTGCTTTCCCTGACGCCTGAGGCAGTCGCGTCGCAGATCGCCGGCTGGGAGAAGGACGGCACCATCCTCGGCTATCATGCCGTGGTCGATACGGAGCAGTCCGGCGATACCTCCGTCTCCGCGTTCATCGAGGTGAAGGTGACCCCGGAGCGTGGCGGCGGCTTCGACCGTCTGGCCCTGCGGATCTCCCGCTTCGACCAGGTGGTTTCCTGCTACCTGGCCAGCGGCGGTTATGACCTGATGGTCGTGGTGGACGGCGCGGACCTGCGCGAGGTCGCCCTCTTCGTGTCGGAGAAGCTCAGCACGCTGGACGGTGTGATCTCCACCGCCACCCATTTCCGCCTGAAGACCTACAAGGAAAACGGCTTCCTGTTCGAAAAGAACACCTCCGCCGAGCGGCTGGCTGTCAGTCCGTGA